The Calditrichia bacterium genomic interval TTTGCGCTGGGGTAATTGATCACAAAATTTTAGCGTCTCCCTTGACCTGCTCTCCAAAAAAAAAGCCCGTCACTAACTGCTCAGTGACGGGCTTTTTATTTTAAAATGTTATTATCTATTCTGAGGGCGCTTCGGTAGCTTTTTGGGCTGCTTTTTCCGCCAACTCTTTATCGAGCATGTATAAGCCGACACCATCGTTGCCAATTAGTTTAAGTTTGTCCAAAATGGTGATCATCTGGGTTTCTTCTTCGCGCTGCTCATCGACAAACCATTGCATGAGTTGCAGGGTGGCAAAATCATTTTCATCGCGGGCAAGTGTGCTGATTTCATAAATAGATTTGGTCACTTTGCGTTCGTGATCCAACCCGATTTGAAAAAGATCCACGAATTTATCGAACGATTTCGGCGGCGCTTTCACTTCCGGAACTACCGCGGTGCCTTCCATTTCGTTGATGTACCGAAAAATTTTGAGCATATGTTCGCGTTCTTCATCAGACTGCGCATAAAAAAATGCTGCGGATCCATTATAGCCTTTTTGGTCGCACCACGAAGCCATCGCGAGATAATATGCGGCAGCATATGCTTCCATGGCAACTTGTTGATTAAGTGCGTCTATCATTTTGTTTGATAACATTTGATCCTCCGTTTTTTTGAATTCATGTGTTTTAATTAGTAAAGTTTTGTGTTAAAAGTCAAATACAATCCACTTTACATTTAACTCACAGATTCATTGGAAGTTTTGTTTTTTCGTGATTTTGGATCTCGCCCAAAAATGTGGGTTATTTCTGCCATTCGTTGCGCATGATGCGGCTGAAGTTGATCCGGCAGTAATCGCCAACTCCAGTTGCCGTCCGGTTTTCCGGGCATGTTCATCCGGGCATCGCTGCCCAAACTGAGCAAATCCTGTAAGGGGAAAATACTCATCAACGCAGTTGACGAACTGGCAAGTCTGACCATATCCCACGAAATATCGTTTTTTATTCCACCCAGATATGCCAAACAATACTGTTGTTCATGCGGTGCAGATTTCTCGAACCAACCCCGGGTAGTATCGTTATCGTGGCTGCCGGTGTAAACGATGCAATTTTGATCGTAATTGTGCGGCAGAAAAGCTTCTTCCGTATCGCCGCCGAAAGCGAATTGCAGGATTTTCATGCCGGGAAAATTGTAATCTTCCCGCAGTTTGCGCACTTCGGGCGTAATGAATCCGAGGTCTTCGACGACAATCGGCACATCGCCGAGCGCTTCCAAAAGGACATCAAAAAAATCGTTTGCGGGACCTTTGCGCCACAAACCGTTTTCCGCGGTTTTTTCGCCGAACGGCACTGCCCAATACGATTCAAATCCGCGAAAATGGTCGATTCGCAAAATATCAACAGTTTCCATCGTCATTTTTATGCGATCGATCCACCAAGTGTAGCCACCTTTTTTCATGCGTTTCCAGTCATACAACGGGTTGCCCCACAACTGCCCGGTTGGGCTGAAATAATCGGGCGGCACGCCGGAAACTTCGGTGGGATTACCGGATTCATCCAGCAAAAATTTATCCTGCGATGCCCAAACCTCGGCGCTGTCGAAATTGACGTAAATAGGAATATCGCCAATAATTTGGATGCCTTTTTCGTTGGCATATTTTTTTATGCCGGCCCATTGTTTGAAAAATTGGTGCTGAATAAATTTGGTTGCCAATATTTCATCTGCCAGCTCTTTTTTGATGCTTTTCAACGCTTTGGATTTGCGCAGCCGGAGTTCTTCATCCCAGGTGTGCCACGACGATCCGCCGAAATGATTTTTAATCGCCATATATGTTGCGAATTCGTCCAGCCACATATCGTCAAATTTATTGCAGAATTGCTCGAACGCTTTCCGCGAGGTTTCGTTGGCGCTCACCAGGAATTTTTGGTAGCTGCGCTGCAACAGCGGCATTTTCCAGTTTATCACAGCTTCGAAATCGACGTGGTCTTTTGAGAACGCGGGTGCATTTTCCAGATCGCGATGATCCAGAAATCCCTCGAACGCCAGCCGGGACATATCAATTAAAATCGGATTGCCTGCAAAAACGGAGGATGTGGAATATGGCGAATTCCCGTATCCGGTGGGTCCCAATGGCAAAATTTGCCAGACGGTCTGTTTGGCTTTTTCCAAAAATTCGATCCAGCGATACGCCATTTCGCCGAGCTCCCCTACCCCAAATCCGCCGGGCAAAGAGGTTGGGTGTAACAAAATTCCGGAGCATCTTTCCAATGTTGACATGTCAAATCCTGTATGTTGTTCAGATTTTCATTTACTTATTTAGCTGCGAAATATAATAAAACAATCGCCGAAAATCCCAATAGTATAAGCGAAATATATGTAAATCCGGTTGGATTTTGGTGACAATTTCAAATGAAATGCACCGGTTGCCGTTCCGGCAGAAAATTCTGTCCGAACGGAAAACGCTATTTTTAT includes:
- a CDS encoding ferritin, which produces MLSNKMIDALNQQVAMEAYAAAYYLAMASWCDQKGYNGSAAFFYAQSDEEREHMLKIFRYINEMEGTAVVPEVKAPPKSFDKFVDLFQIGLDHERKVTKSIYEISTLARDENDFATLQLMQWFVDEQREEETQMITILDKLKLIGNDGVGLYMLDKELAEKAAQKATEAPSE
- the malQ gene encoding 4-alpha-glucanotransferase yields the protein MSTLERCSGILLHPTSLPGGFGVGELGEMAYRWIEFLEKAKQTVWQILPLGPTGYGNSPYSTSSVFAGNPILIDMSRLAFEGFLDHRDLENAPAFSKDHVDFEAVINWKMPLLQRSYQKFLVSANETSRKAFEQFCNKFDDMWLDEFATYMAIKNHFGGSSWHTWDEELRLRKSKALKSIKKELADEILATKFIQHQFFKQWAGIKKYANEKGIQIIGDIPIYVNFDSAEVWASQDKFLLDESGNPTEVSGVPPDYFSPTGQLWGNPLYDWKRMKKGGYTWWIDRIKMTMETVDILRIDHFRGFESYWAVPFGEKTAENGLWRKGPANDFFDVLLEALGDVPIVVEDLGFITPEVRKLREDYNFPGMKILQFAFGGDTEEAFLPHNYDQNCIVYTGSHDNDTTRGWFEKSAPHEQQYCLAYLGGIKNDISWDMVRLASSSTALMSIFPLQDLLSLGSDARMNMPGKPDGNWSWRLLPDQLQPHHAQRMAEITHIFGRDPKSRKNKTSNESVS